The Lineus longissimus chromosome 2, tnLinLong1.2, whole genome shotgun sequence genome window below encodes:
- the LOC135503013 gene encoding uncharacterized protein LOC135503013 isoform X2 yields the protein MAKGGRVVRKSFTSVRDKNSEKSDEPDNSKKCVTVLKVSAADSDPCLSEEAKVSPQPVSHDVPDIPELSMSDFTIQFENKQPKKQNRRRYDKDQTLCGNEGVSVLSPFSQKADTPELSMSDFTIQFEDEQPIKPKKRRHAKVVSDKTLSRNVGVRVPTSSAQIQNSSNLPELDMSDFTIQFEDEQSKGNKRRREKVCSPKKNRRRSRLSIDIDLANILISPVVDSPDLLLPMPSMRRSSRLRRKSVELYRNCIKSAEIVSDIANHEPKGNNSEPSLLSTAASTASCILSDSESCSFLPKTLESGCSVSSNPRDSPQVHVKCNEEEVPTPDSRKIELSTTMESKVKSVEIVTCNSPGSGRPSCSSVKCTTALESGSDVTETVSLVMEDNVSQGDTSDSLVNYLKSNKPAVQSKECDLKPASKSSTKRPVRTRPQRILLTQSPSTPDAPSPQIKNCRRKSKGKEQKINIEELYRNKNFKMPEVRSWETIYESPGPGQGDLGKKKLKRSLMFEEDPNMHAKYKKRRKRAIKNGWKPLSKAKLEKADKKLLEKLKTFEEELELLKIENSEVEGISTIGSTPTAVANLVGFRCVEKDVLSPAVKSDSVAIGVICKSSESSPLVNPGIDVACLEGDVSVPCDGSTDSNWLEDQRIRNICQTKTNSPEDSEVLPLDGTGSKSPTNDVAPCKSANVESPEAAEVVEKEEKKKESLKDQSYSASTPNSVPNQPSESDTDDDRARTYWEKMNIFQNIFA from the exons ATGGCAAAAGGTGGCCGTGTCGTGAGGAAATCATTTACATCTGTCAGGgataaaaattcagagaagTCTGATGAACCTGATAATAGTAAGAAATGTGTGACAGTCTTGAAAGTAAGTGCTGCAGATTCAGACCCTTGTTTGTCTGAAGAAGCCAAAGTAAGTCCCCAACCTGTGTCTCATGATGTTCCAGATATCCCAGAACTGAGTATGTCAGACTTCACCATTCAGTTTGAAAACAAACAGCCAAAAAAGCAAAATAGAAGAAGGTATGACAAAGATCAGACTTTGTGTGGAAATGAGGGAGTTAGTGTGCTCTCTCCATTCAGTCAGAAAGCAGATACGCCAGAACTTAGTATGTCAGATTTCACCATCCAGTTTGAGGACGAGCAGCCAATAAAACCTAAGAAAAGACGACATGCTAAAGTTGTCTCTGATAAGACATTGTCCAGAAATGTGGGAGTCCGTGTACCCACATCATCTGCTCAGATACAAAACTCTTCAAATCTTCCTGAATTGGATATGTCTGACTTCACTATACAGTTCGAAGATGAGCAGTCGAAAGGTAACAAAAGGAGAAGGGAAAAAGTCTGCTCACCAAAAAAGAATCGTAGGCGTAGCCGCTTGTCTATTGATATAGATCTTGCCAATATCCTCATTAGTCCTGTAGTAGACAGTCCTGATCTTCTACTTCCTATGCCAAGCATGCGACGCTCTTCAAGACTGCgaagaaaatctgttgaacTTTACCGCAATTGTATAAAATCAGCTGAGATAGTGTCTGACATTGCAAACCATGAACCAAAAGGAAACAATTCTGAGCCATCACTTTTGTCTACTGCTGCCTCTACGGCAAGTTGCATTCTttctgattctgaaagttgtagttttttaccaaaaactctAGAATCTGGGTGTTCAGTGTCATCAAATCCCAGGGATAGTCCTCAAGTACATGTCAAATGTAATGAAGAAGAGGTGCCAACCCCTGATTCTCGTAAAATCGAACTTTCTACTACAATGGAATCAAAAGTAAAATCAGTTGAAATTGTTACTTGTAATAGTCCAGGCAGTGGTAGGCCTTCGTGTAGTTCAGTCAAGTGTACTACTGCATTGGAATCTGGTTCAGATGTCACAGAAACAGTTTCCTTGGTCATGGAGGACAATGTTTCCCAAGGAGATACTAGTGATTCTTTGGTAAATTATCTCAAGTCGAATAAGCCTGCAGTCCAGAGTAAGGAGTGTGATCTAAAACCTGCTTCTAAATCGTCTACCAAGAGACCAGTGAGAACCAGACCACAGAGAATTCTTCTCACACAAAGTCCAAGTACCCCTGATGCACCATCACCTCAGATCAAGAATTGTCGTCGAAAGAGTAAaggaaaagaacaaaaaataaaCATTGAGGAATTGTACCGCaacaaaaactttaaaatgcctGAGGTGAGATCATGGGAGACCATTTATGAGAGTCCAGGTCCTGGTCAGGGAGACTTGGGGAAAAAGAAATTGAAGCGCAGCCTGATGTTTGAGGAGGATCCAAACATGCACGCGAAGTATAAGAAGCGTCGCAAGAGAGCAATTAAGAACGGGTGGAAACCACTCAGCAAAGCCAAGCTTGAGAAAGCAGATAAAAAGTTGTTGGAaaagttgaaaacatttgaagaaGAACTTGAACTCCTAAAAATAGAAAATTCAGAGGTTGAAGGCATCTCCACGATAGGGTCAACTCCGACTGCAGTAGCCAACTTGGTGGGCTTCCGCTGTGTTGAGAAGGATGTCTTGTCCCCTGCTGTAAAATCTGACTCTGTGGCCATTGGGGTAATCTGTAAAAGTTCCGAGTCCAGTCCTCTGGTGAATCCTGGAATTGATGTTGCCTGCCTTGAAGGAGATGTCTCTGTCCCGTGTGATGGCTCTACTGATTCAAATTGGCTCGAGGATCAGCGTATTCGAAATATTTG CCAAACCAAGACCAATTCTCCTGAAGATTCAGAGGTTCTCCCCTTAGATGGCACTGGCAGCAAAAGTCCGACAAATGATGTGGCACCGTGTAAGTCTGCAAACGTTGAATCTCCAGAGGCAGCAGAAGTAGTTGAGAAGgaggaaaagaaaaaggaatCGTTGAAAGACCAATCTTATTCTGCTTCAACTCCGAACAGTGTACCTAATCAGCCCTCTGAAAGTGATACAGATGATGACCGAGCAAGAACTTACTGGGAAAaaatgaacatttttcaaaatatatttgctTAA
- the LOC135503013 gene encoding uncharacterized protein LOC135503013 isoform X1 encodes MNFHPRKENFSYQFDVYGPRRPYSERFHNVGTDSHTVPLTVVPETFNRCRHSRCRPYKNQMDLNVSKTQPTWDSRNLAETRQSCVSGRGSLVRKVNYRQRVCGRGRGRSCRNHNNKTPKTGYTNPHPSDTTTSTCTFDSVDIPFTRVKSVILDCSSKESTESCSGGSDSMAKGGRVVRKSFTSVRDKNSEKSDEPDNSKKCVTVLKVSAADSDPCLSEEAKVSPQPVSHDVPDIPELSMSDFTIQFENKQPKKQNRRRYDKDQTLCGNEGVSVLSPFSQKADTPELSMSDFTIQFEDEQPIKPKKRRHAKVVSDKTLSRNVGVRVPTSSAQIQNSSNLPELDMSDFTIQFEDEQSKGNKRRREKVCSPKKNRRRSRLSIDIDLANILISPVVDSPDLLLPMPSMRRSSRLRRKSVELYRNCIKSAEIVSDIANHEPKGNNSEPSLLSTAASTASCILSDSESCSFLPKTLESGCSVSSNPRDSPQVHVKCNEEEVPTPDSRKIELSTTMESKVKSVEIVTCNSPGSGRPSCSSVKCTTALESGSDVTETVSLVMEDNVSQGDTSDSLVNYLKSNKPAVQSKECDLKPASKSSTKRPVRTRPQRILLTQSPSTPDAPSPQIKNCRRKSKGKEQKINIEELYRNKNFKMPEVRSWETIYESPGPGQGDLGKKKLKRSLMFEEDPNMHAKYKKRRKRAIKNGWKPLSKAKLEKADKKLLEKLKTFEEELELLKIENSEVEGISTIGSTPTAVANLVGFRCVEKDVLSPAVKSDSVAIGVICKSSESSPLVNPGIDVACLEGDVSVPCDGSTDSNWLEDQRIRNICQTKTNSPEDSEVLPLDGTGSKSPTNDVAPCKSANVESPEAAEVVEKEEKKKESLKDQSYSASTPNSVPNQPSESDTDDDRARTYWEKMNIFQNIFA; translated from the exons ATGAATTTCCATCCAAGAAAAGAAAACTTTTCCTATCAATTTGATGTTTATGGACCCAGAAGACCGTATTCAGAGCGTTTTCATAATGTAGGAACTGATTCACATACTGTTCCGTTAACAGTGGTACCAGAGACTTTCAATAGATGTCGGCATTCACGTTGCCGACCATACAAAAATCAGATGGATCTCAACGTCAGTAAAACGCAGCCAACTTGGGATAGTAGAAATCTTGCTGAAACAAGACAGTCTTGTGTTTCAGGTAGGGGGTCGCTTGTAAGGAAAGTAAACTATCGACAAAGAGTATGTGGTAGAGGCAGAGGCAGGAGTTGTAGGAATCATAACAACAAGACACCGAAAACTGGATATACCAACCCACATCCGTCTGACACAACTACTTCTACATGCACTTTTGATTCTGTTGATATTCCTTTCACAAGAGTGAAGTCTGTTATTTTGGATTGCTCCTCTAAAGAATCAACTGAGAGCTGTTCTGGAGGTAGTGATTCTATGGCAAAAGGTGGCCGTGTCGTGAGGAAATCATTTACATCTGTCAGGgataaaaattcagagaagTCTGATGAACCTGATAATAGTAAGAAATGTGTGACAGTCTTGAAAGTAAGTGCTGCAGATTCAGACCCTTGTTTGTCTGAAGAAGCCAAAGTAAGTCCCCAACCTGTGTCTCATGATGTTCCAGATATCCCAGAACTGAGTATGTCAGACTTCACCATTCAGTTTGAAAACAAACAGCCAAAAAAGCAAAATAGAAGAAGGTATGACAAAGATCAGACTTTGTGTGGAAATGAGGGAGTTAGTGTGCTCTCTCCATTCAGTCAGAAAGCAGATACGCCAGAACTTAGTATGTCAGATTTCACCATCCAGTTTGAGGACGAGCAGCCAATAAAACCTAAGAAAAGACGACATGCTAAAGTTGTCTCTGATAAGACATTGTCCAGAAATGTGGGAGTCCGTGTACCCACATCATCTGCTCAGATACAAAACTCTTCAAATCTTCCTGAATTGGATATGTCTGACTTCACTATACAGTTCGAAGATGAGCAGTCGAAAGGTAACAAAAGGAGAAGGGAAAAAGTCTGCTCACCAAAAAAGAATCGTAGGCGTAGCCGCTTGTCTATTGATATAGATCTTGCCAATATCCTCATTAGTCCTGTAGTAGACAGTCCTGATCTTCTACTTCCTATGCCAAGCATGCGACGCTCTTCAAGACTGCgaagaaaatctgttgaacTTTACCGCAATTGTATAAAATCAGCTGAGATAGTGTCTGACATTGCAAACCATGAACCAAAAGGAAACAATTCTGAGCCATCACTTTTGTCTACTGCTGCCTCTACGGCAAGTTGCATTCTttctgattctgaaagttgtagttttttaccaaaaactctAGAATCTGGGTGTTCAGTGTCATCAAATCCCAGGGATAGTCCTCAAGTACATGTCAAATGTAATGAAGAAGAGGTGCCAACCCCTGATTCTCGTAAAATCGAACTTTCTACTACAATGGAATCAAAAGTAAAATCAGTTGAAATTGTTACTTGTAATAGTCCAGGCAGTGGTAGGCCTTCGTGTAGTTCAGTCAAGTGTACTACTGCATTGGAATCTGGTTCAGATGTCACAGAAACAGTTTCCTTGGTCATGGAGGACAATGTTTCCCAAGGAGATACTAGTGATTCTTTGGTAAATTATCTCAAGTCGAATAAGCCTGCAGTCCAGAGTAAGGAGTGTGATCTAAAACCTGCTTCTAAATCGTCTACCAAGAGACCAGTGAGAACCAGACCACAGAGAATTCTTCTCACACAAAGTCCAAGTACCCCTGATGCACCATCACCTCAGATCAAGAATTGTCGTCGAAAGAGTAAaggaaaagaacaaaaaataaaCATTGAGGAATTGTACCGCaacaaaaactttaaaatgcctGAGGTGAGATCATGGGAGACCATTTATGAGAGTCCAGGTCCTGGTCAGGGAGACTTGGGGAAAAAGAAATTGAAGCGCAGCCTGATGTTTGAGGAGGATCCAAACATGCACGCGAAGTATAAGAAGCGTCGCAAGAGAGCAATTAAGAACGGGTGGAAACCACTCAGCAAAGCCAAGCTTGAGAAAGCAGATAAAAAGTTGTTGGAaaagttgaaaacatttgaagaaGAACTTGAACTCCTAAAAATAGAAAATTCAGAGGTTGAAGGCATCTCCACGATAGGGTCAACTCCGACTGCAGTAGCCAACTTGGTGGGCTTCCGCTGTGTTGAGAAGGATGTCTTGTCCCCTGCTGTAAAATCTGACTCTGTGGCCATTGGGGTAATCTGTAAAAGTTCCGAGTCCAGTCCTCTGGTGAATCCTGGAATTGATGTTGCCTGCCTTGAAGGAGATGTCTCTGTCCCGTGTGATGGCTCTACTGATTCAAATTGGCTCGAGGATCAGCGTATTCGAAATATTTG CCAAACCAAGACCAATTCTCCTGAAGATTCAGAGGTTCTCCCCTTAGATGGCACTGGCAGCAAAAGTCCGACAAATGATGTGGCACCGTGTAAGTCTGCAAACGTTGAATCTCCAGAGGCAGCAGAAGTAGTTGAGAAGgaggaaaagaaaaaggaatCGTTGAAAGACCAATCTTATTCTGCTTCAACTCCGAACAGTGTACCTAATCAGCCCTCTGAAAGTGATACAGATGATGACCGAGCAAGAACTTACTGGGAAAaaatgaacatttttcaaaatatatttgctTAA
- the LOC135503036 gene encoding uncharacterized protein LOC135503036 isoform X2, producing MWNNGILMLRRSNLNLVRSQCLTTTPLHGSKYITYHQAPTKYSAQNSHQPRVLFFPWLGATKRGILKYVELYHEAGMDVIELHCNSRVGFLWPKSIEKEVLEIIPSIHKMVEETNDTLMVHAASIGAYAYTVFHMEMSSHQEYSHLKDRIVGQVFDSVVAGGLERMASGLATNVSSNTLIQSVIVQTSLLYFGVTKAYTTNFYNKSIEYFHQQIGGRPGSPNLFLHSGNDPMADPESIKNLLHIWRKERDLKVLDKYWPESVHVGHLREHKEDYHKIFKEYMDLVKGGL from the exons ATGTGGAACAAT GGAATCTTGATGCTCCGCAGAAGCAATTTGAATCTGGTACGGAGTCAATGCCTTACTACGACACCACTGCATGGCTCCAAATACATCACGTATCACCAAGCTCCAACCAAGTACAGTGCTCAAAACTCACACCAACCTCGAGTGCTGTTCTTTCCCTGGCTCGGTGCTACCAAACGAGGGATACTGAAGTATGTGGAACTGTACCACGAGGCTGGAATGGATGTAATCGAACTTCATTGTAACTCTAGAGTTGGATTTCTCTGGCCAAAATCCATTGAGAAGGAGGTTTTAGAGATAATTCCTTCAATCCATAAAATGGTGGAAGAGACTAACGACACATTGATGGTCCATGCTGCTTCAATCGGTGCGTACGCTTACACTGTCTTCCACATGGAGATGTCGTCACATCAGGAATACAGTCATCTTAAAGACCGCATCGTTGGACAGGTTTTTGACAGTGTTGTGGCAGGTGGACTAGAGCGAATGGCGTCAGGCCTGGCAACAAATGTGTCATCAAATACATTGATTCAGTCAGTGATAGTTCAGACGAGCTTGTTGTACTTTGGAGTGACCAAAGCATACACCACCAACTTTTATAACAAATCCATAGAGtattttcatcagcaaattgGGGGGCGACCAGGGTCACCAAATCTGTTTCTACACAGCGGAAATGACCCAATGGCTGATCCAGAGTCAATAAAGAACTTGCTTCACATTTGGAGAAAGGAGCGCGATTTGAAGGTGCTAGACAAATACTGGCCGGAATCTGTACATGTTGGTCATTTGAGGGAACATAAGGAGGACTATCACAAGATATTTAAGGAGTACATGGATCTAGTTAAAGGGGGACTGTAG
- the LOC135503036 gene encoding uncharacterized protein LOC135503036 isoform X1 — MAALDVIMGIFIDMVTMVTNWMIFSVQGILMLRRSNLNLVRSQCLTTTPLHGSKYITYHQAPTKYSAQNSHQPRVLFFPWLGATKRGILKYVELYHEAGMDVIELHCNSRVGFLWPKSIEKEVLEIIPSIHKMVEETNDTLMVHAASIGAYAYTVFHMEMSSHQEYSHLKDRIVGQVFDSVVAGGLERMASGLATNVSSNTLIQSVIVQTSLLYFGVTKAYTTNFYNKSIEYFHQQIGGRPGSPNLFLHSGNDPMADPESIKNLLHIWRKERDLKVLDKYWPESVHVGHLREHKEDYHKIFKEYMDLVKGGL, encoded by the exons ATGGCGGCACTGGATGTTATAATGGGAATCTTTATAGACATGGTGACCATGGTAACCAACTGGATGATATTCAGTGTCCAG GGAATCTTGATGCTCCGCAGAAGCAATTTGAATCTGGTACGGAGTCAATGCCTTACTACGACACCACTGCATGGCTCCAAATACATCACGTATCACCAAGCTCCAACCAAGTACAGTGCTCAAAACTCACACCAACCTCGAGTGCTGTTCTTTCCCTGGCTCGGTGCTACCAAACGAGGGATACTGAAGTATGTGGAACTGTACCACGAGGCTGGAATGGATGTAATCGAACTTCATTGTAACTCTAGAGTTGGATTTCTCTGGCCAAAATCCATTGAGAAGGAGGTTTTAGAGATAATTCCTTCAATCCATAAAATGGTGGAAGAGACTAACGACACATTGATGGTCCATGCTGCTTCAATCGGTGCGTACGCTTACACTGTCTTCCACATGGAGATGTCGTCACATCAGGAATACAGTCATCTTAAAGACCGCATCGTTGGACAGGTTTTTGACAGTGTTGTGGCAGGTGGACTAGAGCGAATGGCGTCAGGCCTGGCAACAAATGTGTCATCAAATACATTGATTCAGTCAGTGATAGTTCAGACGAGCTTGTTGTACTTTGGAGTGACCAAAGCATACACCACCAACTTTTATAACAAATCCATAGAGtattttcatcagcaaattgGGGGGCGACCAGGGTCACCAAATCTGTTTCTACACAGCGGAAATGACCCAATGGCTGATCCAGAGTCAATAAAGAACTTGCTTCACATTTGGAGAAAGGAGCGCGATTTGAAGGTGCTAGACAAATACTGGCCGGAATCTGTACATGTTGGTCATTTGAGGGAACATAAGGAGGACTATCACAAGATATTTAAGGAGTACATGGATCTAGTTAAAGGGGGACTGTAG
- the LOC135483566 gene encoding uncharacterized protein LOC135483566, giving the protein MEPIDPMDSYAHRRFPAFDKSILHDRSLPSSLRHSAPGLPFFEPQVEYPDTKRLLRHRPVTEALRLFWLTHGRDTKPNSKQRSNSCGVMERRLRQPPSQVRDRERELTSAKYYTAVTRRNPKPPKSPEYDALTRSFVPMPNLFDDDIERNYTRKSIDNWVNEVAKPVSPPVKVTVPYPCDTPEPTLKRKPNPLQFKKCMYYNANPPIPKRNYYINPEWISENLRSNLQFGTPPLNKLRVKPLR; this is encoded by the exons ATGGAGCCGATAGATCCTATGGATTCTTACGCTCACCGCAGG TTTCCGGCTTTCGACAAATCCATCCTGCATGACAGAAGTTTGCCAAGCTCTCTCCGGCACTCGGCGCCTGGACTACCCTTTTTCGAACCACAGGTGGAATATCCGGACACCAAGCGACTTCTCAGGCACCGACCAG TCACTGAAGCTCTGAGGTTGTTCTGGTTAACCCACGGACGCGACACCAAACCCAACAGTAAGCAGCGCTCGAACTCCTGTGGTGTGATGGAGAGACGCCTGCGGCAGCCACCGAGTCAAGTCCGCGACAGGGAGCGAGAATTGACTTCCGCCAAATATTATACAGCCGTGACAAGAAGAAATCCGAAACCCCCAAAGAGTCCAGAGTATGATGCGTTGACCAGATCGTTTGTGCCGATGCCGAATCTCTTCGATGACGATATTGAAAGGAACTACACTCGAAAGAGTATAGATAACTGGGTGAACGAAGTCGCAAA GCCAGTGTCACCACCAGTCAAGGTCACAGTGCCCTACCCCTGCGACACACCTGAACCCACACTGAAGCGTAAACCCAATCCGCTACAGTTCAAAAAGTGTATGTACTATAACGCAAACCCACCCATTCCAAAAAGAAACTATTACATCAATCCAGAATGGATATCGGAAAATTTGAGGAGTAATTTACAATTTGGGACACCGCCACTGAATAAGTTACGGGTTAAGCCCCTCAGATGA